CCACATAGGCGGGCATCCGGCGGAGAACCCAGGGGAGGTTTTTTTCCTCATTCAGCGTCGGAATGACCACGCTGATTGAGGCCTGTGGAGATAGAATTCCCGGCTCGGAAAACAGAGCTGGAAGTTGGGGCGAAATCGACAATTGCCTCACCACTTCATGACAGTTCGGATTCTTGACAATGCCGCCGGCCGTTATGGCGGCGGCACCAACGCTTAATCCGGTCATGGTCTGGTCGCTGTCCCCCAGCAACCCATCGCCAATCCTCTGGCCGTTCCGGAAGACTATCCCCTACCTAATGCGGGTATCACGAGTAGTAGGTACTCGCTTTTCACCTGGGGTTTACCCCCTGTTAGGCAAGTAAAGGGGTGGCTTACGGCGCAAATCGTTAGGTATAGGGGATCCTGCGGCCCCAAAAAGCGTTAGGTAGGGGATAGGGAAAAACCCCTTTTTAGGTATGGCAACGGCATTGCCCCAGTAGGAGTGCGGGCATACGCTTCTCGGTACTTGGGGGCGGAGAGCTCATCGTGACTGGGCCTATGGGCAGACGTTCCCCGACTGTTTCCCAAGCCCCAGGAGTTCCCTTATGAAGCTCAGACGCAGACATTTCTTTAGCCGGACGGGCCAGGCCCTCACCGTCGCACTGGTTCTTGCAGCCTCCATCCTCGGCCTACCCGGGCCGGCCGTGGCGGACACCGTTTACGGCACCCAAGGCATGGCCTACTCAGGGGTTTCCAACCCGCCAACGTCCGACAAGCCGCAAAGCAAGCTGTGGTGGAATGACGGGTCCTGGTGGGCGGACATGTGGAAGTCCGGAACCGGGTGGAGCATTTACCGGCTGGACCGGGCCTCAAAGACCTGGGTGGACACCGGGGTTGTGAACGACACCAGGGCCAGCACGCTGGCGGACACGATGTGGGACGGATCCCATCTCTACATCGCTTCCCATGTTGTGACCATCACCGGCGATGGCACCCCCAAGCCCTCACTTTCGAACTCACCGGCAAAGCTCTACCGGTACAGCTACGCCGGCGGCAAGTACACGCTGGACAGCGGCTTCCCCACCACCATCACCAACAATTCCAGTGAATCCATGACGATCGACAAGGACACCACGGGCCGGGTCTGGGCAACCTGGACGCAGGTGGGCGGGAATTCGACGTCGGGATACACCAACACGGTGTACATGAATGCCGCCGCCAACAGCGGCGCCTCCTGGGGGACACCTTTCGTCCTTCCGGTCAGCAACCCGAACCCTGCCCCGGACGACATCTCCGCCGTGGTCGCCTTCGGCAACGGACAGATCGGGGTGATGTGGAGCGACCATAAGGCGAACACCGTCTGGTGGGCCACCCACAAGGACTCAGATGCCGCCAACGCGTCCTGGAAACTGCAGCCCGCACTGCGCGGTAACGGCCAGTCCGATGACCACCTGAACCTCAAGACCCTGCAGGCAGATACCACCGGCCGGGTCTTCGCGGCGGTCAAGACCAGCCTGAACGACATCTCAAGCGACAAGACCCTGCCGCAGGAGATCCTCCTGGTCTTCAAGCCGGGCACGGGAGCTTTCACGCAGTCCACGATCGCCAAGACCGGCGACTGCGTATCCCGCCCCCAGATCATCCTGGACACCCAGAACAACCTGGTGCGGGCGTTCCACACGGCTCCGCCGACCTCGGTTTCGGGCTGTGCCTACTCCGGCGTCGCGGGCAGCATCTATGAGAAGACCGCATCCATGGACAATCCTGTTTTCGGCTCCGGCCGCGGGACGCCCATCATGCAGGCGGCATCGTCGTCGAACATCAACGACGTAACCACCAGCAAGCAGAGCGTGAACAACGCCACCGGGCTGGTGGTCATGGCCAGCGACAACGTGGCCAAGCGCTATTGGTTCTCGGACCGCCCCCTGGGCAGCACCCCGCCGCCCGCGGGCCAGGCGCCGGTAGCTTCGTTTACCGCCAACCCGACGTCCGGTGCTGCTCCGCTGAACGTCACGTTCACGGACACGTCCACTAATACGCCTACGTCCTGGGCGTGGGACTTCGGCGACGGCGGCACGTCCACCGCGCAGAATCCAGTCCATTCATATGCGGCGGCGGGGACCTACACCGCCAAACTGACGGCCACCAACAGCGCAGGATCGTCCTCTGCAAGCACCACCATCACCGTGGGCACGGCACCGCCGCCCGCAACCGGCGGCATCACGGTTGTGAATTCCAGCACCGCAAACTCCGGGACCGCTGTGACCACGGCGTCGCTGCCGGTACCCGCGGGCACCGCAGCCGGCGACGTGCTGGTGGCCTCCATCACCACGGACCTGAATCCGAACCTGACGGCACCGGCCGGCTGGACAACCATGGTGAATGCGAAGTCCATCAACAGCACGTCAACCTCCGGGGCGCGGGCGTTTGCCTACTACAAGGTGGTAGGTGCCGGGGATCCGGCAACGTACAACTGGGCCCTCAGCACCGCTGCCAAGTGGGGCGGCGGCATCACCGCCTACCGCGGCGTCAACAACACCACGCCGCTGGACAGCTCCGTGGTTACCGCTGCTGACACCAGCTACTCAGCCACCAGCATCACGGTGGGCAGTATCACCACTGCCACCAACGGCGCGATGTTGATTGGCGGCGTGGCATGCGACTGCAGCGCCCCTGTAGTCACACCCCCGTCCGGATGGACCGAACGGTGGGAGGCTGCGGCCGGCCAGATCGCCGAGCAAGCGGACAAACCGCAGCCGACGGCGGGCGCCAGCGGAACAGCCACCTGGACCCTCAGTGCCGCCAGGGCGGTGGCCGCCTGGCGGGCAGCCCTCAAGCCGGCGGCCTAATGGAACTCATAACTGAATAGACAACTAAATAGACAACTGAATACAGGAGCGGCTCCGGCACGCCACATACGGCGGACCGGAGCCGCTCCTATTGTGCAATTGGCGCGCAGAAGCTGGCTCAACCAGCCGGGCCATCAACGACCAATGGAAAACTGGTCCGTGAATGTGTACCCGGCCGCGGGCACAAAGCGGGCATCCAACCGGGCCTCGGTAATCGTCACATCCAGTGTCCCCAGCGCAGGATCCTTGTTTACCCCGGACCATGCAGCAAAATAACCTGCCTCAGGATCATCGGCCTGAACCTTGTGCCCTCCCAGCCCGCCGGTGCCGACACCCGCAAAGACCGTCCCCTTTCCCTGCGTCACCGGACCCTCGGCGTCGGAAATGCAGGACTTCTCGGTCCGGCCGGGAGTAATCCAGGCGCAAGCACCGCCCACCGCCAACTGGTGGCTGCGCTGGTATACGTGCTCGTGCGCCGTCAGCACAAGGTCAACATTCTTGCTGACCAGGAGGTTGGTGATCTCCTGGCCCGCGACGCAGCCATATTTGCCCAGGCTGAAGCAGGGCGCGTGCATGGCCACCACAGTCCAGCGGATGCCGGCGCCACGGGCACCATCAATGGCGTCCTCAGTCCATTTCCAGCGATCGCTCCCGCCGGAATAGTCCAGTTCCTTGCCGTCCTGGAACTCCAAACCGGGCGAAATCAGGATGATCCGGGCCAGCGGCCGGTCCTGCGGAATGTCCACGTACCACTGGACTCCATACTCGCCCTGGAGGCCGGGCAGCCTGTTGGGCAGGCACCGGGCAAAGTTGGCGATCAGGCCATCGTGGCCGTCACTTTCATGGTTGCCCGTGATGAGTTGAAAAGGGAAGTCCGGGCCGAGCTTCCGGGTCACCATCCGGCAAAATTCCTGCTCAGCGCCTGCCTTGTAGGAGAAGTCACCCAAGGCCACGTTGAAGTCCGGTTTAAGTCGGGCCACCACGTCCAGCACCTGCCGCGCCCCCGACCCCATGCCAAGATCACCGGAGGCAGTGAAGCGCACAGAGCGGTCATCCGGTTTCGGCTGCTCCTGGCAGGCGGAAAGGCCGGTACAGACCACGGCCGCAAGGGCTACGGCCCAAAGGCGGTTGCCGGCATTTCCCATTGGCCGTCCCAGCATCGAAGCGTCCCAAGCCGTGTGGACGACAGCATAACTGGCAGCGATAAGTACTGGCGAGGGACCTTTGGCCCCACTAACGGCAGCGATTTAAGGGGCTGCAATATTAAGCAGGCAAAGAGTCCAATCTTGATGAAATCCAGCGGTAACCATGTGGTGTGGCTGCTGGTTGCGGGGCTATATTCGCATGTACCGGCAGGATCCGCACTGGGGAGCGGATGTTGCGGCATGAAATCGGTTGTGCAGGAAGCGGTCTCCTTCTTCGACGAATTGGGGACGCGATGCCACTCATCGGCCGAAACAAAGAACTGGACCGCATACTGTCTGTTATCCGCGGTCCCAAAGACACCGCACTGGCGGTGATTGGCCGCAGGGGCACGGGTAAATCTGCGCTGTTGTCAGAAATTCCCACGCTTTCCGATTATCGGACGGTTTTCATGGCGGCCACTGCAGCCGAGTCGGAATGGCCGCTGTCCGGGCTCACCGCGCTCCTGAACGATATGGACGATCCTGTCCTGAACCGCATCGCCGATGAGCTGCTGCGGGACACGGCCGGGGCAATGAGCGTACCGGCTGTTTCCAGCATGCTGCTGAACGGACTGCACCAGCGCTCGTCATCGCGCACCATCATCGTGATTGACGACGCCGACCAAATGGATCCCAGCAGCCAGGCAGTCATCGGATTCATGGCCAGGCGTTTGACCGGAACCGACATCGTCCTGGTTGTCGGGGTGCGGGAGGACTTCCCCGAAAGCCCTTTCAACGGCCTGTCGGCCCTGAGCGTGGGCCCTCTCAGCTACAGCAACACGGTGCGGATGCTGGAAAGTATCCCCGTCAAAAGGACCACGACGGCGGCTGCCCATGCGGTTGCCGCAGCAACGGGCGGCAACCCGCTCGCCGCCGTCGAGCTTTACGAGGGGCTGATGGAGCGGCACGCCGAGGGCAAGTACGCGCTTCCCGTCCCGCTGCCCTCCAAGGGCAGCTTTGACGCAGAGTATGCATCCGCGGTTGGCGCCCTGACTCCCGGCGCCCGCAGTGTCCTGGACCTGTTGGCGCTTTCCTACCGCAGCGCCATTTCAACGATCGAGAATATCGACCGCGACGTATGGACGAGCGTGGATGAGCTGCTCGCTGCGGGCCTGGTGAAACGTTCCGGTCCGCACGTGGGGATCGGCGACCAGCTGCTCCGGGGATATGTGTTCGCTGCCATGACGCCGGCGGTACGCACCGCCAACCACCGCGCCCTTGCGGAAGCAGCAACGGACAAAGATCCCTATGCACGCAGGTGGCACCTGAGCTTCACAGCCCTGGAGCGACAAACCCCGTTCCAGCTGCTCCGGCACGCCGTGGACCTGATCCGGGGCGGGGAAGTCCCGTTCGCCGTGGAGTACATCGAACGGGCACTCACCATCAACCCGTGGGAAGCGGAAACGGCGGCGCGCCTTACCAGCGTGGCGGAACTGCTTTTCAACCGGGGTGAGTTCGTATACGCGCGCCGCTACCTGGAATGGGCAC
This window of the Pseudarthrobacter defluvii genome carries:
- a CDS encoding metallophosphoesterase family protein; translated protein: MGNAGNRLWAVALAAVVCTGLSACQEQPKPDDRSVRFTASGDLGMGSGARQVLDVVARLKPDFNVALGDFSYKAGAEQEFCRMVTRKLGPDFPFQLITGNHESDGHDGLIANFARCLPNRLPGLQGEYGVQWYVDIPQDRPLARIILISPGLEFQDGKELDYSGGSDRWKWTEDAIDGARGAGIRWTVVAMHAPCFSLGKYGCVAGQEITNLLVSKNVDLVLTAHEHVYQRSHQLAVGGACAWITPGRTEKSCISDAEGPVTQGKGTVFAGVGTGGLGGHKVQADDPEAGYFAAWSGVNKDPALGTLDVTITEARLDARFVPAAGYTFTDQFSIGR
- a CDS encoding PKD domain-containing protein: MKLRRRHFFSRTGQALTVALVLAASILGLPGPAVADTVYGTQGMAYSGVSNPPTSDKPQSKLWWNDGSWWADMWKSGTGWSIYRLDRASKTWVDTGVVNDTRASTLADTMWDGSHLYIASHVVTITGDGTPKPSLSNSPAKLYRYSYAGGKYTLDSGFPTTITNNSSESMTIDKDTTGRVWATWTQVGGNSTSGYTNTVYMNAAANSGASWGTPFVLPVSNPNPAPDDISAVVAFGNGQIGVMWSDHKANTVWWATHKDSDAANASWKLQPALRGNGQSDDHLNLKTLQADTTGRVFAAVKTSLNDISSDKTLPQEILLVFKPGTGAFTQSTIAKTGDCVSRPQIILDTQNNLVRAFHTAPPTSVSGCAYSGVAGSIYEKTASMDNPVFGSGRGTPIMQAASSSNINDVTTSKQSVNNATGLVVMASDNVAKRYWFSDRPLGSTPPPAGQAPVASFTANPTSGAAPLNVTFTDTSTNTPTSWAWDFGDGGTSTAQNPVHSYAAAGTYTAKLTATNSAGSSSASTTITVGTAPPPATGGITVVNSSTANSGTAVTTASLPVPAGTAAGDVLVASITTDLNPNLTAPAGWTTMVNAKSINSTSTSGARAFAYYKVVGAGDPATYNWALSTAAKWGGGITAYRGVNNTTPLDSSVVTAADTSYSATSITVGSITTATNGAMLIGGVACDCSAPVVTPPSGWTERWEAAAGQIAEQADKPQPTAGASGTATWTLSAARAVAAWRAALKPAA